The following proteins are co-located in the uncultured Draconibacterium sp. genome:
- the rplK gene encoding 50S ribosomal protein L11 codes for MAKEVAGLIKLQIKGGAANPSPPVGPALGAKGVNIMQFCKQFNGRTQDQAGKVLPVIITVFADKSFDFIIKQPPVAVQLLEVAKLKKGSPESHINKVGSVTWDQVRGIAEGKMSDLNCFTVESAMKMVAGTARSMGITVKGASPFNN; via the coding sequence ATGGCGAAAGAAGTTGCTGGATTAATTAAATTACAGATTAAAGGTGGTGCTGCTAATCCTTCACCACCGGTGGGACCAGCATTGGGTGCCAAAGGGGTAAACATTATGCAGTTCTGCAAACAGTTTAATGGTCGTACACAAGACCAGGCCGGAAAAGTTCTTCCGGTTATTATTACTGTTTTTGCAGACAAGTCATTTGACTTCATAATAAAACAACCTCCTGTGGCTGTTCAATTATTGGAAGTTGCGAAACTGAAAAAAGGTTCACCAGAATCTCACATCAACAAAGTGGGGTCGGTAACCTGGGATCAGGTAAGAGGTATTGCCGAAGGCAAAATGTCTGACCTGAACTGCTTTACAGTGGAATCAGCAATGAAAATGGTAGCTGGAACTGCCAGAAGTATGGGAATCACTGTTAAAGGTGCTTCACCATTCAATAACTAA
- the secE gene encoding preprotein translocase subunit SecE, protein MKLKIYLQEAYDELVHKVTWPTWKELQSSALVVMIASFIISLMIFVMDMSFKNIMEFVYGLFY, encoded by the coding sequence ATGAAGTTAAAGATTTATCTACAAGAGGCTTATGACGAACTTGTTCACAAAGTAACATGGCCTACTTGGAAAGAGCTACAAAGTAGCGCATTGGTTGTAATGATTGCTTCCTTTATAATATCATTAATGATTTTCGTTATGGATATGTCATTCAAAAACATAATGGAATTTGTTTATGGATTATTTTATTAA
- the raiA gene encoding ribosome-associated translation inhibitor RaiA, which translates to MEVKINSVHFSADEKLVEFVNKKVNKLDTFFDGIIKAEVTLKVAKPEAANNKVAELKLSIPAADNLFAKKQADSFEEALDLAIDAVKKQMDKFKEKLKAK; encoded by the coding sequence ATGGAAGTGAAAATTAATTCAGTGCATTTTAGTGCCGATGAGAAGTTGGTAGAATTTGTAAATAAAAAAGTAAACAAACTGGATACTTTTTTTGATGGTATTATTAAAGCTGAAGTAACTTTAAAAGTTGCTAAGCCCGAAGCAGCAAACAATAAGGTTGCTGAGTTAAAGCTTTCGATCCCTGCTGCAGATAATTTATTTGCGAAAAAACAAGCTGATTCATTTGAAGAAGCTCTTGATTTAGCTATTGATGCAGTGAAAAAACAAATGGATAAATTCAAGGAAAAATTAAAGGCTAAATAA
- the rplL gene encoding 50S ribosomal protein L7/L12, giving the protein MADLKQLAEELVNLTVKDVNELAGILKDEYGIEPAAAAVAVAGPAAGGGEEAAAEQTEFDVILKAAGASKLAVVKLVKELTGLGLKEAKAVVDEAPKAIKEKISKDEAEALKSQLEEAGAEVEVK; this is encoded by the coding sequence ATGGCAGATTTAAAACAGCTTGCAGAAGAGTTAGTTAACTTGACTGTTAAAGACGTTAACGAATTGGCTGGCATACTTAAAGATGAGTATGGTATCGAACCAGCTGCTGCTGCAGTAGCAGTTGCAGGCCCAGCTGCAGGTGGTGGCGAAGAGGCTGCTGCTGAACAAACTGAATTTGACGTGATTTTGAAAGCAGCAGGTGCATCTAAACTTGCAGTAGTTAAACTCGTTAAAGAACTAACTGGTCTTGGCTTAAAAGAAGCTAAAGCAGTTGTTGATGAGGCTCCAAAAGCAATCAAAGAAAAAATTTCTAAAGACGAAGCAGAAGCGCTTAAAAGTCAGTTAGAAGAAGCTGGAGCTGAAGTTGAAGTAAAATAA
- the tuf gene encoding elongation factor Tu codes for MAKAHFNRDKDHVNIGTIGHVDHGKTTLTAAITMVLAKKGFCEVKAFDQIDNAPEEKERGITINTAHVEYETATRHYAHVDCPGHADYVKNMVTGAAQMDGAIIVVAATDGPMPQTREHILLARQVNVPRLVVFMNKVDMVDDEELLELVEMEVRELLDFYEFDGDNTPVIMGSALGGLNGEPEWEEKILELMDACDTWIPLPPRDVDKPFLMPVEDVFSITGRGTVATGRIETGVVHTGDELQLIGLGAEGRKTVCTGVEMFRKILDDGQAGDNVGLLLRGVDKKEIKRGQILAKPGSITPHTKFKAEVYVLKKEEGGRHTPFHNKYRPQFYLRTLDVTGEIHLEAGREMVMPGDNVTIEVELIYPVAVNVGLRFAIREGGRTVGAGQITEIL; via the coding sequence ATGGCTAAAGCACATTTTAACAGGGACAAGGACCATGTAAATATTGGTACCATTGGCCACGTTGACCACGGTAAAACTACTCTTACCGCAGCTATTACTATGGTATTGGCTAAAAAAGGTTTTTGTGAAGTAAAAGCTTTCGATCAGATTGATAATGCTCCAGAAGAAAAAGAAAGGGGTATTACTATTAATACTGCGCACGTTGAGTATGAAACAGCTACTCGTCACTACGCTCACGTTGACTGTCCAGGTCACGCGGATTATGTGAAGAACATGGTAACTGGTGCTGCCCAGATGGACGGTGCTATTATCGTTGTTGCTGCAACTGATGGTCCTATGCCTCAGACTCGCGAGCACATCCTTTTGGCGCGTCAGGTAAACGTTCCTCGTTTGGTTGTATTCATGAATAAAGTGGATATGGTTGATGACGAAGAGTTACTTGAGCTGGTTGAAATGGAAGTTCGTGAATTGTTGGATTTCTACGAATTTGATGGCGACAATACTCCTGTTATTATGGGTTCTGCTCTTGGTGGATTAAACGGAGAGCCAGAATGGGAAGAAAAAATTCTTGAATTAATGGATGCATGTGATACATGGATTCCACTTCCTCCTCGTGATGTTGACAAACCATTCCTTATGCCTGTTGAGGACGTATTCTCGATCACTGGTCGTGGTACTGTTGCAACTGGTCGTATTGAAACTGGTGTTGTTCACACAGGTGACGAACTACAGTTGATTGGTTTAGGTGCAGAAGGACGTAAAACAGTTTGTACTGGTGTTGAAATGTTCCGTAAGATTTTGGATGATGGTCAAGCTGGTGATAACGTAGGTTTATTACTTCGTGGTGTTGACAAAAAAGAAATCAAACGTGGTCAGATTTTGGCAAAACCAGGTTCTATCACTCCTCATACTAAATTCAAAGCTGAGGTTTACGTATTGAAAAAAGAAGAAGGTGGACGTCACACTCCATTCCACAACAAATACCGTCCTCAGTTCTACCTACGTACGCTTGATGTTACAGGTGAAATTCACCTGGAAGCAGGTCGCGAAATGGTTATGCCTGGCGATAACGTAACAATTGAGGTAGAATTGATTTACCCAGTAGCAGTAAACGTAGGTCTTCGTTTCGCAATTCGCGAAGGTGGACGTACAGTAGGTGCTGGTCAGATCACTGAAATTCTGTAA
- the rplA gene encoding 50S ribosomal protein L1: MGRITKNMKASLEKLEKGKVYTIDEAAELVKEITTTKFDASVDIDVRLGVDPRKANQMVRGVVSLPHGTGKEVRVLAMVTPDKEQEAKDAGADYVGLDEYVEKIKGGWTDVDVIITMPPVMGKVGQLGRILGPRGLMPNPKSGTVTMEVGKAVSEVKQGKIDFKVDKFGIVHTSIGKVSFTAEKIKENAAEFIHTINKLKPVAAKGTYIKSIYLSSTMSPGIQVESKSFAE, encoded by the coding sequence ATGGGCAGAATTACGAAAAATATGAAAGCGTCTTTGGAGAAGCTCGAAAAAGGAAAAGTTTACACAATAGATGAGGCAGCAGAATTGGTGAAAGAAATTACTACCACCAAATTCGATGCATCAGTTGATATTGATGTAAGACTTGGAGTTGACCCAAGAAAAGCTAACCAGATGGTTAGAGGCGTAGTTTCGTTACCCCATGGAACTGGTAAAGAGGTACGTGTTTTGGCAATGGTTACTCCTGACAAAGAGCAGGAAGCCAAAGATGCCGGAGCAGACTATGTAGGTCTTGACGAATACGTTGAGAAAATTAAAGGTGGCTGGACGGATGTTGATGTAATTATCACTATGCCTCCGGTTATGGGAAAAGTTGGACAGTTAGGACGTATATTAGGCCCTCGTGGTTTAATGCCTAACCCAAAAAGTGGAACCGTAACTATGGAAGTTGGTAAAGCAGTTAGCGAAGTTAAGCAAGGTAAAATCGACTTTAAAGTTGATAAATTTGGTATTGTTCATACATCTATCGGTAAAGTATCATTTACTGCCGAAAAGATCAAAGAAAATGCCGCTGAGTTTATTCATACAATTAATAAACTTAAACCTGTTGCTGCTAAAGGTACCTACATTAAAAGTATCTACTTATCAAGTACTATGAGCCCTGGTATTCAGGTAGAATCTAAGTCGTTTGCAGAATAA
- the nusG gene encoding transcription termination/antitermination protein NusG, producing MSENVKKWYVLRAIGGKEKKVKEYIDNEIAIGDLKGYVDQVLIPTEKVYQIRNGKKISKERNFFPGYVLIEAALVGEVAHTLRNFPNVIGFLGDTKGGDPVPMRQSEVNRILGRVDELAETDEELNIPYVVGETVKVIDGPFNGFNGTIEEINEEKKKLQVMVKIFGRKTPLELSFMQVEKE from the coding sequence ATGAGCGAAAATGTTAAAAAATGGTATGTTCTGCGTGCTATTGGTGGCAAGGAGAAGAAGGTTAAAGAATATATCGATAACGAAATCGCAATTGGAGACCTGAAAGGGTATGTAGATCAGGTTCTTATTCCAACGGAAAAAGTGTATCAAATCCGAAATGGTAAAAAAATCAGTAAGGAGAGAAACTTTTTTCCGGGATATGTTTTAATCGAAGCTGCACTAGTGGGTGAAGTTGCACACACACTAAGGAATTTTCCGAATGTTATAGGATTCTTAGGCGACACCAAAGGTGGAGATCCTGTACCAATGAGGCAGAGCGAGGTAAACAGAATTCTGGGTCGTGTTGACGAATTAGCGGAGACCGACGAAGAATTAAATATCCCTTATGTGGTAGGAGAAACTGTAAAAGTGATCGATGGACCATTCAACGGCTTTAACGGAACCATTGAAGAAATCAATGAAGAGAAGAAAAAGCTGCAGGTAATGGTGAAGATTTTTGGACGTAAAACTCCTTTGGAACTTAGCTTTATGCAAGTCGAAAAGGAATAG
- a CDS encoding tyrosine-type recombinase/integrase, giving the protein MSYQESFINFLKYEKRYSPHTVTAYENDLDQFVEFITKMVGDFIAQNVDAKLVRSWVVSLMEKDISPRSVARKVTSVKSFYNYLMKEQVVVNNPCVNIPLPKVRKKLPNFVEESNLAHLLDDGMFSNDFKGIRDKFIVSLLYGTGIRLAELRGLKERDFNTKEYLIRVLGKRQKERIIPYPREINTLLQEYVEARNKLIGFKTEFLLVTEKGTQVYEKLVYRVVKSNLEKVTSLEKKSPHVLRHTYATHLLNKGADLNAVKELLGHSNLAATQVYTHTTFEKLHESYKQAHPRGGKND; this is encoded by the coding sequence ATGAGTTATCAGGAATCTTTTATTAATTTCTTAAAGTATGAGAAGAGATATTCTCCTCATACTGTAACGGCATACGAAAATGACCTCGATCAATTTGTGGAGTTTATCACAAAAATGGTCGGGGATTTTATTGCTCAAAATGTAGATGCTAAACTTGTACGTAGCTGGGTGGTTTCATTAATGGAAAAAGATATTTCACCCAGGTCTGTGGCAAGAAAGGTAACATCCGTTAAGTCTTTCTATAATTACTTAATGAAAGAGCAAGTTGTTGTAAATAATCCTTGCGTTAATATTCCACTGCCCAAAGTCCGAAAAAAACTTCCGAATTTTGTTGAAGAAAGTAATCTTGCACATTTGCTTGACGATGGAATGTTCTCCAACGATTTTAAGGGGATTCGGGATAAGTTTATTGTTTCATTACTTTACGGAACAGGTATACGATTGGCCGAATTGCGTGGTTTAAAAGAACGCGATTTTAATACCAAAGAATATCTGATTCGTGTTTTGGGTAAACGACAGAAGGAAAGAATTATTCCTTATCCGCGAGAGATTAATACATTGTTACAGGAGTATGTTGAAGCAAGGAATAAATTAATAGGCTTTAAAACAGAATTTCTGCTGGTAACCGAAAAAGGTACGCAAGTATACGAGAAGTTAGTATATAGAGTAGTAAAAAGTAATCTGGAAAAAGTAACCTCACTGGAGAAAAAAAGTCCACACGTTTTACGCCATACATATGCAACTCACTTATTAAATAAAGGAGCCGATTTAAACGCGGTCAAAGAATTATTAGGACATTCAAATTTAGCAGCAACCCAGGTATATACCCATACAACCTTCGAAAAGCTGCACGAGAGTTATAAACAAGCTCACCCACGGGGTGGTAAAAACGATTAA
- the rplJ gene encoding 50S ribosomal protein L10 — translation MKSSEKQVIINNLQEQIDSYDHFYLTDISGLNAENTSDLRRLCFNQKVKLVVVKNTLLRKALENSGKNAEEIYDALKGNTSVMFTETGNVPAKLIKDFAKKHKKPVLKAAFVEESVYMGADQLEALVAVKSKNELIADVVALLQSPMKTVLGQLQSGGNIIHGVLDTLKERE, via the coding sequence ATGAAGAGTTCAGAAAAACAAGTTATTATAAATAATTTACAAGAACAGATAGATTCATACGACCATTTTTATCTGACAGACATTAGTGGATTAAATGCTGAAAATACCAGTGATTTAAGGAGACTATGTTTTAATCAAAAGGTAAAACTGGTTGTTGTTAAGAATACTTTATTACGTAAAGCGCTTGAAAATTCTGGAAAGAATGCTGAAGAAATTTACGATGCTCTAAAGGGAAACACATCGGTAATGTTTACCGAAACTGGAAACGTTCCTGCGAAACTGATTAAAGACTTCGCTAAAAAACACAAGAAGCCTGTATTAAAGGCAGCTTTTGTTGAAGAATCAGTTTACATGGGAGCCGACCAACTTGAAGCACTCGTTGCCGTTAAATCGAAAAACGAGCTTATTGCAGATGTTGTTGCTCTATTACAATCACCAATGAAAACTGTTCTTGGACAGTTACAATCGGGTGGTAATATTATCCACGGTGTTCTTGATACACTGAAAGAAAGAGAATAA
- the rpsU gene encoding 30S ribosomal protein S21 translates to MIIIPVKEGENIERALKRFKRKFEKTGVIKELRERQKYTKPSIKRREELKKAIYVQGLQQQED, encoded by the coding sequence ATGATTATTATTCCGGTAAAAGAAGGCGAAAATATTGAAAGAGCTTTAAAAAGGTTCAAGAGAAAATTTGAAAAGACAGGTGTAATCAAAGAGTTACGCGAACGTCAGAAGTATACTAAACCTTCGATTAAAAGAAGGGAAGAGTTGAAAAAGGCAATTTACGTACAAGGTTTACAACAGCAGGAAGACTAA
- a CDS encoding helix-hairpin-helix domain-containing protein: protein MNQSWRKIVRNFMSFQRSDRNAIIIIGFLIMIVVVANFIVLQMSPKSSSDFSEVKAMINSWELARAEKIESKKAVFFEFDPNTVSEKTLDSLSIPAVIKLNISSYRKAGGKFNTSSDVRKIYGMNDSIFSLLEEYIRISRPKIESTYSKPTTKSKPLSPFDPNTIDVDSLRDYGFTEFQTGNIVKYRNNGGVFYQSFDLLKIYGIDSAFFVKISPYVKIEQKELEPDPIGIEVVKIELNSADSADLVQLKGIGPAYANRIIKYREILGGYYNKEQIKEVYNFPEELYQQVEGYIFVDTTAIKKLRINFSEFSELLRHPYFSKNEVKLMLDKRDRDGAYKNIDDLQVLEGFDSEKVKKIRPYISCR, encoded by the coding sequence ATGAATCAATCCTGGCGAAAAATAGTACGAAACTTTATGTCCTTTCAGCGTTCCGACAGGAATGCGATTATCATCATTGGTTTTTTAATCATGATCGTGGTTGTTGCCAATTTCATTGTTTTGCAAATGAGCCCAAAATCAAGTTCTGATTTTTCGGAAGTGAAAGCCATGATAAATAGCTGGGAATTGGCCAGAGCAGAAAAAATAGAAAGTAAAAAAGCAGTATTTTTTGAATTTGATCCCAATACGGTTTCTGAGAAAACGTTGGACTCTTTGTCAATCCCAGCAGTTATTAAACTAAATATTAGCAGTTATAGAAAAGCAGGGGGAAAGTTCAATACTTCATCAGATGTTCGTAAAATATATGGTATGAATGATTCTATCTTCAGTTTGCTCGAAGAATATATCCGAATATCTCGACCTAAAATTGAGAGTACTTATTCGAAACCAACAACCAAGAGTAAACCCTTAAGTCCGTTCGATCCGAATACGATAGATGTCGATTCGCTTCGTGATTATGGATTTACCGAATTTCAGACCGGTAACATTGTAAAGTATAGAAACAATGGAGGAGTGTTTTACCAATCGTTTGACCTTTTAAAAATTTATGGAATTGATTCTGCCTTTTTTGTTAAGATTAGTCCGTACGTGAAAATTGAACAAAAGGAATTGGAACCTGATCCAATTGGAATTGAAGTCGTAAAAATAGAATTGAATAGCGCCGATTCCGCTGATTTGGTGCAACTGAAAGGTATTGGGCCTGCCTATGCAAATAGAATTATCAAATACCGGGAAATATTGGGTGGCTATTATAACAAAGAACAAATTAAAGAAGTATATAACTTTCCTGAGGAGTTGTATCAACAAGTTGAAGGCTATATTTTTGTTGATACTACCGCAATCAAAAAACTACGCATCAACTTTTCAGAGTTCTCTGAATTGCTCCGGCATCCATACTTTTCTAAAAATGAAGTAAAATTAATGTTAGACAAACGCGACAGGGATGGAGCGTATAAAAATATTGACGATTTGCAGGTGTTAGAAGGGTTTGATTCTGAAAAGGTTAAAAAAATTCGACCTTATATAAGCTGTCGTTAA
- the rpoB gene encoding DNA-directed RNA polymerase subunit beta: protein MSVQAKKERINFSSTQTRFDYPDFLEVQVKSFKDFFQLKTTPDNRKGEGLYRVFEENFPISDTRNNFVLEFIDYQVDPPRYSIDECIERGLTFSVPLKAKLKLYCTDPEHEDFDTVVQDVYLGTVPYMTDRGTFIINGAERVIVSQLHRSPGVFFGQSLHANGTKLYSARIIPFKGSWIEFATDINSVMFAYIDRKKKLPVTTLLRAIGFESDKDILEIFDLADEIKVSKTALKKIVGRRLAARVLKSWVEDFVDEDTGEVVSIERNEVIIDRETDIEESHVEEILDSGVKTILLHKEDQNQQDFAIIYNTLQKDPCNSEKEAVLHIYRQLRNAEPPDEATARDVIDKLFFSDKRYDLGEVGRYRINKKLGLDVSMDNRVLTKEDIIEIIKNLIQLVNSKTDVDDIDHLSNRRVRTVGEQMFNQFGVGLARMARTIRERMNVRDNEVFTPIDLINSKTLSSVINSFFGTNALSQFMDQTNPLAEMTHKRRMSALGPGGLSRERAGFEVRDVHFTHYGRLCPIETPEGPNIGLISSLCVFAKINPLGFISTPYRKVEDGKVDLSAEGAVYLTAEEEEGQIIAQANAPIDEEGNFVNDKVKARLDGDYPVVEREKVQLMDVGPNQIASVAASLICFLEHDDANRALMGSNMMRQAVPLLRPEAPIVGTGLEARAAADSNIMVKAEFDGVIEFVDAKQIIVRYDISEEDRFVSFDPEVVTYELQKYTKTNQGTTVDLNPIVEKGQRVKQGEILTEGYATENGELALGRNLQVAFMPWQGYNYEDAIVISERIVREDVFTSVHVDEYTLEVRDTKRGVEEFTSDIPNVSEEATRNLDENGLIRVGANVKPGDILIGKITPKGESDPSPEEKLLRAIFGDKAGDVKDASLKASPSLRGVVIDKKLFSRVAKDKKGKATKTLLDQIDEKLERDVAAIRAKLEDKLFTLVSGKTSQGVKDYYGTEFIPKGVKFTLKQLQDLDFLNINPSKWTTDKDKNDLIFRVINNYIMKYKEAEAVSRRERYNVTIGDELPAGIIQLAKIYIAKKRKLQIGDKMAGRHGNKGIVSRVVRSEDMPFLDDGTPVDIVLNPLGVPSRMNLGQIYETVLGWAGKELGLKFATPIFDGASLDEISDYTDKAGVPRFGETRLTNGETGEKFDQPATVGIIYMLKLGHMVEDKMHARSIGPYSLITQQPLGGKAQFGGQRFGEMEVWALEAFGASHILQEILTVKSDDVMGRAKAYESIVKGEPMPQPGIPESLNVLLHELRGLGLSVRME from the coding sequence ATGTCAGTACAAGCAAAAAAAGAGAGGATTAACTTTTCCTCAACACAAACCAGGTTTGATTACCCTGACTTCTTAGAAGTACAAGTTAAATCATTTAAAGATTTTTTCCAGTTAAAAACCACACCTGACAACAGGAAAGGGGAGGGTTTATACAGAGTTTTTGAAGAGAACTTTCCAATTTCGGATACAAGAAACAATTTTGTATTGGAATTTATCGACTATCAGGTCGATCCTCCTCGATATTCTATAGACGAATGTATAGAACGTGGTTTAACTTTTAGCGTGCCGTTAAAAGCAAAGTTGAAACTATATTGTACCGATCCTGAACATGAGGATTTCGATACAGTAGTTCAGGATGTATATCTTGGGACAGTGCCATACATGACCGATAGAGGTACCTTTATTATCAATGGTGCCGAACGTGTTATTGTATCTCAATTGCACAGGTCTCCGGGTGTATTCTTTGGTCAAAGTTTACACGCCAATGGTACAAAACTTTACTCAGCACGTATTATCCCGTTTAAGGGATCATGGATCGAGTTTGCAACCGACATCAACAGTGTTATGTTTGCCTACATCGACCGTAAAAAGAAATTACCGGTTACAACTTTATTAAGGGCCATTGGTTTCGAGAGTGATAAAGATATTCTTGAAATATTTGATCTGGCTGATGAAATTAAAGTATCAAAAACCGCTTTAAAGAAAATTGTTGGAAGACGATTAGCTGCACGTGTGTTGAAATCGTGGGTAGAAGACTTCGTTGATGAGGATACAGGTGAAGTTGTATCTATTGAACGTAACGAAGTGATTATTGATCGTGAAACAGATATTGAAGAAAGCCATGTTGAGGAAATTCTTGATTCAGGCGTAAAAACAATTCTGTTGCACAAAGAAGATCAAAATCAGCAAGATTTTGCCATCATCTACAACACACTTCAAAAAGACCCATGTAACTCAGAAAAAGAAGCAGTTCTTCATATCTACCGTCAGTTACGTAACGCAGAACCGCCAGATGAGGCTACAGCTCGCGACGTAATCGACAAACTGTTCTTTTCAGACAAACGATACGACCTTGGAGAAGTAGGTCGATACAGGATTAATAAAAAATTAGGTCTCGATGTTAGCATGGACAATCGGGTTCTTACCAAAGAGGATATTATTGAAATTATCAAAAATCTTATCCAACTGGTAAACTCAAAAACCGATGTTGACGATATTGACCACTTAAGTAACCGTAGGGTTCGTACAGTAGGAGAGCAGATGTTTAACCAATTTGGTGTTGGTTTGGCACGTATGGCTCGTACTATTCGCGAACGAATGAACGTAAGAGATAACGAAGTATTTACTCCAATTGATCTGATCAATTCGAAAACACTTTCTTCTGTTATCAATTCATTCTTCGGAACAAACGCTTTGTCGCAATTTATGGATCAAACCAATCCACTTGCCGAAATGACGCACAAACGTCGTATGTCAGCACTTGGACCAGGTGGTTTATCGCGCGAAAGAGCCGGTTTCGAAGTACGTGACGTTCACTTTACTCACTACGGAAGATTATGCCCGATTGAAACACCAGAGGGACCAAACATTGGTTTGATCTCTTCATTGTGTGTTTTTGCAAAAATAAATCCACTTGGTTTTATTTCAACTCCATACCGTAAAGTTGAAGATGGAAAAGTGGACCTTTCAGCTGAAGGTGCAGTTTATTTAACTGCTGAAGAAGAAGAAGGACAAATAATTGCACAGGCGAATGCTCCTATCGATGAAGAAGGAAACTTTGTAAACGATAAGGTTAAAGCACGTCTTGACGGAGATTATCCGGTTGTTGAAAGGGAAAAAGTTCAGTTAATGGACGTTGGCCCTAACCAGATTGCTTCTGTTGCTGCATCGCTTATTTGTTTTCTTGAGCACGATGATGCCAACCGTGCTTTGATGGGATCGAACATGATGCGTCAGGCAGTTCCATTGTTACGTCCTGAAGCCCCAATTGTGGGAACAGGTTTGGAAGCAAGAGCTGCTGCCGACTCAAATATCATGGTGAAAGCTGAGTTTGATGGTGTTATTGAATTTGTTGACGCAAAACAAATTATTGTTCGTTACGATATTTCTGAAGAAGACCGGTTTGTTAGTTTCGATCCGGAAGTTGTTACTTACGAACTTCAAAAATACACCAAAACAAACCAGGGAACTACAGTTGACTTAAATCCTATTGTAGAAAAAGGACAACGTGTAAAACAAGGCGAAATTCTTACAGAAGGTTATGCTACTGAGAATGGAGAACTTGCTTTGGGACGTAACTTGCAGGTGGCATTTATGCCTTGGCAGGGATACAACTACGAGGATGCAATTGTAATTTCGGAAAGAATTGTACGTGAAGATGTATTCACATCGGTTCACGTTGACGAATATACACTTGAAGTTCGCGACACAAAACGAGGTGTAGAAGAATTTACTTCTGATATTCCAAACGTAAGTGAAGAAGCAACCCGTAATTTGGACGAAAACGGTTTAATTCGTGTTGGTGCAAATGTAAAACCAGGCGACATTCTGATTGGTAAGATTACTCCAAAAGGAGAGTCTGATCCATCTCCGGAAGAAAAACTGTTACGTGCAATCTTTGGTGATAAAGCAGGTGATGTAAAAGATGCGTCATTAAAAGCTTCGCCTTCGTTGCGCGGTGTTGTTATCGATAAAAAACTGTTCTCGCGTGTAGCAAAAGACAAAAAAGGTAAAGCAACTAAAACTTTGCTCGACCAAATTGACGAAAAACTGGAACGCGATGTAGCTGCAATCAGAGCTAAACTGGAAGACAAACTATTTACTTTGGTAAGTGGAAAAACTTCGCAGGGTGTGAAAGATTACTACGGAACAGAATTTATTCCTAAAGGTGTTAAGTTCACTTTAAAACAATTGCAAGATCTTGATTTTCTAAATATCAATCCATCTAAATGGACAACCGATAAAGATAAAAACGATCTTATTTTTAGAGTGATCAACAACTACATAATGAAATATAAAGAGGCTGAAGCAGTTTCTCGCCGCGAAAGGTACAATGTTACCATCGGGGATGAGCTTCCTGCCGGAATTATCCAGTTAGCCAAAATTTATATTGCTAAAAAACGTAAACTTCAAATCGGAGATAAAATGGCGGGACGTCACGGAAACAAAGGTATTGTTTCGCGGGTTGTTCGTTCGGAAGATATGCCATTCTTAGATGATGGAACTCCGGTAGATATCGTTCTTAACCCACTTGGTGTACCATCGAGGATGAACCTTGGACAGATTTACGAAACTGTTTTAGGTTGGGCAGGAAAAGAACTGGGATTGAAGTTTGCAACACCTATTTTCGACGGTGCCAGTCTGGATGAAATTTCAGATTACACGGATAAAGCCGGTGTTCCACGTTTTGGTGAAACACGCTTGACCAATGGTGAAACTGGTGAGAAATTTGATCAGCCGGCGACAGTAGGTATCATTTACATGTTGAAACTGGGCCACATGGTAGAAGACAAAATGCATGCTCGTTCGATTGGACCATACTCTTTAATTACGCAACAGCCTTTAGGTGGTAAAGCACAGTTTGGTGGTCAGCGTTTTGGAGAGATGGAAGTATGGGCACTGGAGGCATTTGGAGCTTCTCATATTCTGCAGGAAATTCTTACCGTTAAGTCGGATGACGTAATGGGACGTGCAAAAGCTTACGAATCGATCGTGAAAGGTGAGCCAATGCCACAACCCGGAATTCCTGAGTCACTTAATGTACTGCTTCACGAGCTTCGCGGTCTTGGACTTAGCGTTCGTATGGAGTAG